A stretch of the Cellulomonas sp. WB94 genome encodes the following:
- a CDS encoding response regulator transcription factor: protein MSEVAAARTRVLLVDDQALLRMGFRLVLQAEDDLEVVGEAADGAEGVRLAAELAPDVVLMDVRMPGLNGIDATEQIVASGSGARVLILTTFDLDEYAFAALRVGASGFLLKDARPAELVGAIRAVATGDAVVSPRVTRRMLELFSGSLPAAGEPAPGGLDPRIAQLTPREVEVLLAVAEGLSNCEIAQRFVLSEATVKTHVGRILAKLGVRDRVQAVVLAYETGLVGS, encoded by the coding sequence GTGAGCGAGGTGGCTGCGGCACGGACGAGGGTGCTGCTCGTCGACGACCAGGCGCTGCTGCGCATGGGGTTCCGCCTCGTCCTGCAGGCGGAGGACGACCTCGAGGTGGTCGGCGAGGCGGCCGACGGCGCCGAAGGTGTGCGGCTGGCGGCCGAGCTCGCGCCCGACGTCGTCCTCATGGACGTGCGGATGCCCGGCCTGAACGGGATCGACGCGACCGAGCAGATCGTCGCGTCGGGCTCGGGGGCGCGTGTGCTCATCCTGACGACGTTCGACCTCGACGAGTACGCGTTCGCCGCGCTCCGGGTCGGCGCGAGCGGGTTCCTCCTCAAGGACGCCCGGCCCGCCGAGCTCGTCGGCGCGATCCGGGCCGTCGCGACGGGCGACGCCGTCGTCTCCCCGCGGGTGACCCGTCGCATGCTCGAGCTGTTCTCGGGGAGCCTGCCCGCGGCCGGCGAACCCGCACCGGGCGGGCTCGACCCACGCATCGCGCAGCTCACGCCCCGCGAGGTGGAGGTCCTGCTCGCGGTCGCCGAGGGGCTGTCGAACTGCGAGATCGCCCAGCGCTTCGTGCTCTCGGAGGCCACCGTCAAGACGCACGTCGGGCGCATCCTGGCCAAGCTCGGCGTCCGTGACCGGGTGCAGGCGGTCGTGCTCGCCTACGAGACCGGGCTCGTCGGGAGCTGA
- a CDS encoding histidine kinase: MRPLPPAPTAFSEQDARRLGPLRLWLWRHPVTMDWIVALLFGVPGVIGLAVSRPLHLQLLPVVVATTAALLARRRAPLVVLASVTALALVAVALGSTGNGFDFAIACAVYAVATNRPARATWTGVLTATTVMAVAIVVRAGTANTTEQLSNLLFLVLVALAIGMNTRSRRAHVAQLVERANALARETEQRAQLATAEERARIAREMHDVVAHSLSVMIALADGAGAAIDRSPDSARAAVDRVAETGRAALADMRRVLGVLSDGDATFSPPPGGPDLDRLVQSYRSAGLPVTLTVSGASLPADVGLQLSVYRIVQESLTNALRHSSRSGPVTVEVAREPGGVGIVVASPLAAPANRPPRPGGRGIIGMRERAAIYGGSVDAGPSAGSWRVRADLHWDEEDT; encoded by the coding sequence GTGCGTCCCCTGCCGCCTGCACCCACGGCGTTCAGCGAGCAGGACGCGCGCCGGCTCGGCCCGCTGCGCCTGTGGCTGTGGCGGCACCCGGTCACGATGGACTGGATCGTCGCGCTGCTGTTCGGCGTCCCGGGGGTGATCGGGCTCGCTGTCTCGCGACCCCTGCACCTGCAGCTTCTCCCCGTGGTTGTCGCGACGACGGCCGCCCTCCTTGCCCGACGCCGGGCGCCCCTGGTCGTGCTGGCGTCGGTGACGGCGCTCGCCCTGGTCGCGGTGGCGCTCGGGTCGACCGGGAACGGGTTCGACTTCGCGATCGCCTGCGCGGTCTACGCGGTCGCGACGAACCGGCCCGCACGGGCCACGTGGACCGGGGTGCTCACCGCGACGACGGTGATGGCCGTCGCGATCGTGGTGCGAGCGGGGACCGCGAACACGACCGAACAGCTCTCGAACCTCCTCTTCCTCGTGCTCGTGGCACTTGCGATCGGCATGAACACCCGCAGCCGGCGCGCCCACGTGGCCCAGCTCGTCGAGCGTGCCAACGCGCTCGCACGCGAGACCGAGCAGCGCGCGCAGCTCGCCACGGCGGAGGAGCGGGCGCGGATCGCCCGCGAGATGCACGACGTCGTCGCGCACAGCCTGTCCGTCATGATCGCGCTCGCCGACGGCGCCGGGGCCGCGATCGACCGTTCCCCTGACTCCGCGCGCGCCGCGGTCGACCGGGTCGCGGAGACCGGTCGGGCTGCGCTGGCCGACATGCGCCGCGTCCTGGGTGTGCTCAGCGACGGCGACGCGACGTTCTCACCGCCGCCGGGCGGCCCGGACCTCGACCGCCTCGTGCAGTCGTACCGTTCCGCGGGTCTGCCCGTGACCCTGACCGTCTCGGGGGCGTCGCTGCCGGCGGACGTCGGCCTGCAGCTCAGCGTGTACCGCATCGTGCAGGAGTCGCTCACGAACGCGTTGCGGCACTCGAGCCGTTCCGGACCGGTCACGGTCGAGGTCGCGCGCGAGCCCGGCGGAGTCGGCATCGTCGTCGCGTCGCCGCTCGCCGCGCCGGCGAACCGGCCGCCCCGACCCGGCGGTCGCGGCATCATCGGCATGCGCGAGCGCGCAGCGATCTACGGTGGCTCCGTGGACGCCGGGCCGTCCGCGGGGAGCTGGCGCGTGCGGGCCGACCTGCACTGGGACGAGGAGGACACGTGA
- a CDS encoding ABC transporter permease subunit, with translation MSTLTTPSATSSASATQASVSPYHVTFPNVLRSEWIKFWTLRSTIWTIGSAIVVMAGFGFLTVFFTAQAISQNIGEDRGGPPAGIIHDPSIILVGSIMAQLAVAVLGVLVITGEYSTGMIRSTLTAVPKRLPALWAKAIVLTVVTALTAVVAIALSWAVTLPTMRANDAALDLGDAETQRILLGGVLYLVGIALLAFAIGALLRHSAAALATVLGLLLVVENVFAAIPATFFRTVSPFLPSTAGQRITSTQASIDQAREVATAAGRTAAILDPWQGYGVMMLWVVVLLALAAVLLRRRDA, from the coding sequence ATGAGCACCCTCACGACCCCCTCGGCGACCTCCTCGGCCTCGGCCACCCAGGCGAGCGTCAGCCCGTACCACGTGACCTTCCCGAACGTCCTGCGCTCGGAGTGGATCAAGTTCTGGACCCTGCGCTCGACGATATGGACGATCGGGTCCGCCATCGTCGTGATGGCCGGGTTCGGCTTCCTGACCGTGTTCTTCACGGCACAGGCGATCTCCCAGAACATCGGCGAGGACCGGGGCGGTCCGCCCGCGGGCATCATCCACGACCCGTCGATCATCCTCGTGGGGTCGATCATGGCGCAGCTCGCCGTGGCCGTCCTGGGCGTCCTGGTCATCACGGGCGAGTACTCGACCGGGATGATCCGCTCGACGCTGACGGCCGTCCCGAAGCGGCTGCCCGCGCTGTGGGCCAAGGCGATCGTGCTCACGGTCGTCACCGCGTTGACCGCGGTCGTCGCGATCGCCCTCTCCTGGGCCGTCACGCTGCCGACCATGCGAGCCAACGACGCCGCGCTCGACCTCGGCGACGCCGAGACCCAGCGCATCCTGTTGGGCGGGGTGCTCTACCTGGTCGGCATCGCGCTGCTCGCCTTCGCGATCGGCGCCCTGCTGCGGCACTCCGCGGCCGCCCTCGCCACCGTCCTCGGGCTGCTCCTCGTCGTCGAGAACGTCTTCGCGGCGATCCCGGCGACGTTCTTCCGGACGGTCAGCCCGTTCCTCCCGTCGACCGCCGGCCAGCGGATCACGTCCACCCAGGCGTCGATCGACCAGGCGCGTGAGGTCGCCACGGCGGCCGGCAGGACGGCAGCCATCCTCGACCCCTGGCAGGGCTACGGCGTCATGATGCTGTGGGTCGTCGTGCTGCTGGCCCTCGCTGCCGTGCTGCTGCGTCGGAGGGACGCCTGA
- a CDS encoding ATP-binding cassette domain-containing protein, with protein MIEATNLTKKYGQKVAVDGVSFTVQPGKVTGFLGPNGAGKSTTMRMIVGLDRPTHGHVTVNGRPYAQHRSPLTEVGALLEAKAVHTGRSATNHLRAVAATHGIERKRVDEVIEMTGLQTVARKRVGGFSLGMGQRLGIAVALLGDPRTLILDEPVNGLDPEGVLWVRTLVRYLASEGRTVFISSHLMSEMALTADNVIVIGRGRIIADASVTDIVARSAGTTVVVRSPQATQLVELMRGPAVTVTSSEPGLLEITGTTAEAIGEAAAAAQIVLHELTPVKGSLEDAYMSLTADSIEYHSTSAAEHPLAAAGTVPQEQAR; from the coding sequence ATGATCGAGGCCACCAACCTCACCAAGAAGTACGGGCAGAAGGTCGCCGTCGACGGCGTCTCTTTCACCGTGCAGCCAGGCAAGGTCACGGGCTTCCTGGGCCCCAACGGCGCAGGCAAGTCCACCACGATGCGCATGATCGTCGGGCTCGACCGCCCGACGCACGGCCACGTCACCGTCAACGGCCGGCCCTACGCCCAGCACCGCTCACCCCTCACCGAGGTCGGCGCCCTGCTCGAGGCCAAGGCGGTCCACACGGGCCGCTCGGCGACCAACCACCTGCGGGCCGTCGCGGCGACGCACGGCATCGAGCGCAAGCGTGTCGACGAGGTCATCGAGATGACCGGTCTGCAGACCGTCGCCCGCAAGCGGGTCGGTGGCTTCTCCCTCGGCATGGGTCAGCGGCTCGGCATCGCGGTCGCGCTGCTCGGCGACCCCCGGACGCTCATCCTCGACGAGCCGGTCAACGGTCTCGACCCCGAGGGCGTGCTCTGGGTCCGCACGCTGGTGCGCTACCTCGCATCGGAGGGCCGCACGGTCTTCATCTCGTCGCACCTCATGAGCGAGATGGCCCTCACGGCCGACAACGTCATCGTCATCGGTCGCGGCCGCATCATCGCCGACGCCTCGGTCACCGACATCGTGGCCCGGTCCGCCGGCACGACGGTCGTCGTGCGCAGCCCGCAGGCGACCCAGCTCGTCGAGCTCATGCGCGGCCCGGCCGTCACCGTCACGTCGAGCGAGCCCGGCCTGCTCGAGATCACCGGCACGACCGCGGAGGCGATCGGCGAGGCCGCAGCGGCCGCGCAGATCGTGCTGCACGAGCTCACGCCGGTCAAGGGGTCGCTCGAGGACGCGTACATGTCCCTGACCGCCGACTCGATCGAGTACCACTCCACGTCCGCCGCCGAGCACCCGTTGGCTGCGGCCGGCACCGTCCCCCAGGAGCAGGCACGATGA
- a CDS encoding Bax inhibitor-1/YccA family protein, translating into MSNPVFDNSVIFGDPRKQRRTQGTGPQATVLRGYPQAGTAGAPTIDAVTLEQMYGGPTATTRDTGRLTYDDVIVKTGGLLALLVVVAAATWQLAPGLWILGAIVGLGLGLVNAFKKSPSPALITAYVVAQGVFLGGISAFYAQAFRPGVVPQAVLATFSVFGVALFLFRSGRVRVTPKFTKFLLIAMGGYLVFSLLNFVLSFVLPSAGAFGPLRGGLLGVVVGLVAVGLAAASLIVDFDSIKRGVEQGVPAKFAWSAAFGLIVTLVWLYLELLRLAAMFSGRN; encoded by the coding sequence ATGAGCAACCCAGTCTTCGACAACAGCGTCATCTTCGGCGACCCGCGCAAGCAGCGCCGCACGCAGGGCACCGGTCCCCAGGCCACCGTGCTGCGCGGCTACCCGCAGGCGGGCACCGCGGGTGCCCCGACCATCGATGCCGTGACGCTCGAGCAGATGTACGGCGGACCGACGGCAACGACGCGCGACACGGGCCGGCTCACGTACGACGACGTCATCGTCAAGACGGGTGGCCTGCTCGCGCTGCTCGTCGTCGTGGCCGCGGCGACGTGGCAGCTCGCGCCGGGTCTGTGGATCCTTGGCGCGATCGTCGGGCTGGGCCTCGGCCTGGTCAACGCGTTCAAGAAGAGCCCGAGCCCCGCGCTGATCACGGCGTACGTGGTCGCGCAGGGGGTGTTCCTCGGCGGCATCAGCGCGTTCTACGCCCAGGCGTTCCGCCCCGGCGTCGTCCCGCAGGCAGTCCTCGCGACCTTCTCGGTCTTCGGCGTCGCGCTCTTCCTGTTCCGCTCGGGCCGCGTCCGCGTGACCCCGAAGTTCACGAAGTTCCTGCTCATCGCCATGGGCGGCTACCTGGTGTTCTCGCTGCTCAACTTCGTCCTGTCGTTCGTGCTGCCCAGCGCCGGTGCCTTCGGCCCGCTGCGGGGCGGCCTGCTGGGGGTCGTCGTCGGGCTCGTCGCGGTCGGGCTCGCCGCTGCGTCGCTCATCGTCGACTTCGACTCCATCAAGCGCGGCGTCGAGCAGGGCGTGCCCGCCAAGTTCGCGTGGTCGGCGGCGTTCGGCCTCATCGTGACGCTCGTGTGGCTCTACCTCGAGCTGCTGCGCCTCGCGGCGATGTTCAGCGGCAGGAACTGA
- a CDS encoding cystathionine beta-synthase yields MKYAQHISDLVGNTPLVKLSSVTAGLSATVLAKVEYLNPGGSIKDRIALKMIEAAEASGELRPGGTIVEPTSGNTGVGLALVAQRKGYRCVFVCPDKVSQDKRDVLRAYGAEVVVTPTAVPPDHPDSYYAVSDRLAREIEGAWKPNQYANPNGPASHYETTGPEIWADTDGLVTHLVAGVGTGGTITGTGRFLKDASAARPAERGGRVVVVGADPAGSVYSGGDGRPYLVEGVGEDFWPAAYDPSVPDEILAVSDADSFAMTRRLAREEGLLVGGSCGMAVVAALRLAQRLEDEDPAAAEQAVIVVLLPDGGRGYLSKIFNDSWMRSYGFLAAEEGASVADVLRGKSGELPTLVHTHPNESVRDAIEILREYGVSQMPVVVAEPPVMIGEVAGSVSERVLLDAVFSGAAALADRIDRHMSPPLPLIGSGESVEAARAALQESDALMVVDDGNPVGVLTRHDLLGFLAR; encoded by the coding sequence GTGAAGTACGCGCAGCACATCTCGGACCTCGTCGGGAACACGCCGCTCGTCAAGCTCTCGTCGGTCACGGCCGGGCTGTCGGCGACGGTCCTCGCCAAGGTCGAGTACCTCAACCCCGGCGGCTCGATCAAGGACCGGATCGCGCTCAAGATGATCGAGGCGGCCGAGGCGAGCGGTGAGCTGCGTCCCGGCGGCACGATCGTGGAGCCGACGAGCGGCAACACCGGCGTCGGGCTCGCGCTCGTCGCGCAGCGCAAGGGTTACCGCTGCGTGTTCGTCTGCCCCGACAAGGTCAGCCAGGACAAGCGTGACGTGCTGCGCGCGTACGGCGCCGAGGTCGTCGTCACCCCGACCGCCGTCCCGCCGGACCACCCCGACTCGTACTACGCGGTCTCCGACCGGCTCGCGCGCGAGATCGAGGGCGCCTGGAAGCCGAACCAGTACGCGAACCCGAACGGCCCAGCGAGCCACTACGAGACGACAGGTCCGGAGATCTGGGCCGACACCGACGGGCTCGTCACGCACCTCGTCGCCGGGGTCGGCACGGGCGGCACCATCACGGGCACGGGACGGTTCCTGAAGGACGCCTCGGCCGCTCGTCCCGCGGAGCGCGGCGGGCGCGTCGTCGTCGTCGGCGCGGACCCGGCCGGCTCGGTGTACTCAGGTGGTGACGGCCGTCCGTACCTCGTCGAGGGCGTCGGGGAGGACTTCTGGCCCGCGGCGTACGACCCGTCGGTGCCCGACGAGATCCTCGCGGTCTCCGACGCCGACTCGTTCGCGATGACCCGCCGGCTCGCGCGCGAGGAGGGCCTGCTCGTCGGAGGCTCGTGCGGCATGGCGGTCGTCGCGGCGCTCCGGCTCGCGCAGCGGCTCGAGGACGAGGACCCTGCGGCCGCCGAGCAGGCCGTGATCGTGGTCCTGCTGCCCGACGGGGGCCGCGGCTACCTGTCGAAGATCTTCAACGACTCCTGGATGCGCTCGTACGGGTTCCTGGCGGCCGAGGAGGGGGCGTCGGTCGCCGACGTGCTGCGCGGCAAGAGCGGAGAGCTGCCGACGCTCGTGCACACGCACCCGAACGAGTCGGTCCGCGACGCGATCGAGATCCTGCGCGAGTACGGCGTCTCCCAGATGCCGGTCGTCGTCGCCGAGCCGCCCGTCATGATCGGCGAGGTCGCCGGCTCGGTCAGCGAGCGCGTGCTCCTCGACGCGGTGTTCTCGGGGGCCGCGGCGCTCGCGGACCGCATCGACCGGCACATGTCGCCGCCGCTGCCGCTCATCGGCTCGGGCGAGAGCGTCGAGGCGGCCCGCGCGGCCCTGCAGGAGTCGGACGCGCTCATGGTGGTCGACGACGGCAACCCCGTCGGCGTCCTCACCCGGCACGACCTCCTGGGCTTCCTGGCCCGCTGA
- a CDS encoding acetylxylan esterase translates to MALFDLPLAELTTYRPELDEPSDLDAFWDATLAEARTFDLNVSVVPVDEGLTLVETADLTFAGFGGHPIHAWLTRPAGVTGPLPAVVEFIGYGGGRGFAHEHLGWASAGYVHLLMDTRGQGSGWGTGGHTADPGGSGPASSGYMTRGIEDPADHFYRRVITDGVRAVEAVRSLPGVDPARVTITGTSQGGGLALAVGGLVDGLVAVMPDVPFLCHYRRAVEITDSFPYGEITTYLSVHRGSEERVFRTLSYLDGVHFARRATAPALFSTALMDGTCPPSTVFAAYNRYGELAGVTDKEIEVYPFNQHEGGQGYQFVRQLAWLAPRVALTE, encoded by the coding sequence ATGGCCCTGTTCGACCTGCCCCTCGCCGAGCTCACCACCTACCGCCCCGAGCTCGACGAGCCGTCCGATCTCGACGCATTCTGGGACGCGACCCTGGCCGAGGCCCGCACCTTCGACCTGAACGTGTCGGTCGTCCCGGTCGACGAGGGCCTGACGCTCGTCGAGACGGCCGACCTCACGTTCGCGGGCTTCGGCGGGCACCCGATCCACGCGTGGCTGACCCGCCCCGCGGGCGTGACCGGGCCGCTGCCGGCGGTCGTGGAGTTCATCGGGTACGGCGGGGGGCGAGGGTTCGCGCACGAGCACCTCGGCTGGGCGTCCGCCGGGTACGTGCACCTGCTCATGGACACGCGCGGCCAGGGCTCCGGGTGGGGCACAGGCGGTCACACCGCTGACCCGGGGGGCAGCGGACCCGCGTCGTCCGGCTACATGACGCGCGGCATCGAGGACCCGGCCGACCACTTCTACCGCCGGGTCATCACCGACGGCGTGCGCGCGGTCGAGGCCGTGCGGTCTCTGCCGGGCGTCGATCCTGCGCGGGTCACGATCACCGGGACCAGCCAGGGCGGGGGCCTCGCGCTCGCGGTCGGCGGGCTGGTCGACGGGCTCGTCGCGGTCATGCCCGACGTGCCGTTCCTGTGCCACTACCGCCGGGCCGTCGAGATCACGGACTCGTTCCCGTACGGCGAGATCACGACGTACCTGTCGGTGCACCGGGGCAGCGAGGAGCGGGTCTTCCGCACGCTCTCGTACCTCGACGGCGTGCACTTCGCGCGGCGCGCGACCGCTCCGGCGCTGTTCTCGACCGCCCTCATGGACGGCACCTGCCCGCCCTCGACGGTCTTCGCGGCCTACAACCGCTACGGCGAGCTCGCGGGCGTCACGGACAAGGAGATCGAGGTCTACCCGTTCAACCAGCACGAGGGCGGCCAGGGCTACCAGTTCGTCCGTCAGCTGGCCTGGCTCGCACCGCGGGTCGCGCTCACGGAGTGA
- a CDS encoding TetR-like C-terminal domain-containing protein — MPRAGLTTDVVVSLALDVVDAGGPRGFEDLTLAAVAARAGVAVPSLYKHVGGLSALRLEVARLCVDDLTAALADAGRGLAGAPAVRAIMHATRAFAHAQPGRYQATQGAWAQDPTATAVQAAGARTVAVIADAVTTLGVDPARTIDAVRAFRSTLHGFVTLELAGGFGMPRDVDESFAYAVELLVTALPARLTP; from the coding sequence GTGCCTAGGGCCGGGCTGACGACCGACGTCGTCGTGTCCCTCGCGCTCGACGTCGTCGACGCCGGCGGTCCGCGCGGCTTCGAGGACCTGACCCTCGCCGCGGTCGCGGCCCGCGCCGGCGTGGCCGTGCCGAGCCTCTACAAGCACGTCGGCGGACTGTCAGCCCTGCGGCTCGAGGTCGCGCGCCTCTGCGTCGACGACCTCACGGCGGCACTCGCCGACGCGGGTCGCGGCCTCGCCGGAGCGCCGGCAGTCCGCGCGATCATGCACGCCACGCGCGCCTTCGCCCACGCCCAACCGGGCCGCTACCAGGCCACGCAGGGCGCCTGGGCGCAGGATCCGACGGCGACGGCCGTGCAGGCCGCGGGGGCCCGGACCGTCGCCGTCATCGCCGACGCCGTCACGACCCTCGGCGTCGACCCGGCGCGCACGATCGACGCGGTGCGCGCGTTCCGGTCGACCCTGCACGGCTTCGTCACGCTCGAGCTGGCCGGCGGCTTCGGCATGCCCCGCGACGTCGACGAGAGCTTCGCCTATGCGGTCGAGCTGCTCGTCACGGCTCTGCCCGCACGCCTCACTCCGTGA
- a CDS encoding alpha/beta hydrolase, which yields MDTIDLLRESRYLTRPEGRIAYAVAGDGPLVVLVPGMGDLRSTWRELVGPLNGAGYRVAALDLRGHGGSDTTFTEHGDVVTAQDLLALIEHLGGPAVVIGNSMGTSAAAWAASERPELVSGLVLVSPMLREPGASSRLRPLIHLLYRVLFARPWGVAVWATYYRTVLNKGAKAPWLDEHVRALRASMRRPGGLRSFRELTLALDHSVAEVRLGEVHAPALVVVGALDPDYPDPAAELDWTTTALDAQGVLLPGVAHYAQHQAPEVTVPATLTFLAGLPRTETSWVAPAPHGA from the coding sequence ATGGACACCATCGACCTGCTCCGAGAAAGTCGGTACCTCACCCGGCCCGAGGGCCGCATCGCCTACGCCGTCGCAGGTGACGGACCACTCGTCGTCCTCGTCCCCGGCATGGGCGACCTCCGCTCGACCTGGCGCGAGCTCGTCGGGCCGCTCAACGGCGCGGGGTACCGCGTCGCCGCGCTCGACCTGCGCGGGCACGGCGGCTCCGACACGACCTTCACCGAGCACGGCGACGTCGTCACGGCCCAGGACCTGCTCGCGCTGATCGAGCACCTCGGCGGCCCGGCCGTCGTGATCGGGAACTCGATGGGCACGAGCGCCGCGGCGTGGGCCGCGTCCGAGCGGCCGGAGCTCGTCAGCGGCCTCGTGCTCGTCTCGCCCATGCTGCGCGAGCCCGGTGCCTCGAGCCGGCTGCGCCCGCTCATCCACCTCCTGTACCGCGTGCTCTTCGCCCGCCCCTGGGGTGTCGCGGTCTGGGCCACCTACTACCGCACGGTCCTGAACAAGGGCGCGAAGGCCCCGTGGCTCGACGAGCACGTGCGGGCCCTCCGCGCGAGCATGCGTCGACCCGGCGGGCTGCGGTCGTTCCGGGAGCTCACGCTCGCGCTCGACCACTCGGTCGCCGAGGTACGGCTCGGCGAGGTCCACGCGCCGGCGCTCGTCGTCGTCGGCGCGCTCGACCCGGACTACCCCGACCCCGCGGCCGAGCTCGACTGGACCACGACAGCCCTGGACGCCCAGGGGGTGCTGCTGCCGGGCGTCGCGCACTACGCGCAGCACCAGGCCCCCGAGGTCACCGTCCCGGCGACGCTCACGTTCCTCGCGGGACTCCCGCGCACCGAGACCTCCTGGGTCGCACCGGCGCCGCACGGTGCCTAG
- a CDS encoding FKBP-type peptidyl-prolyl cis-trans isomerase: MTAQLPEATGSFGEKPTLTFPDAAAPAELEVLVLSRGDGDLVEAGDDLVVHYLGQTWAGHVFDNSYDRGSSINFPIGVGSVIAGWDEGLVGQQIGSRVLLSIPSHLGYGDRGVPAAGIKGGDTLVFVVDIVGVG; encoded by the coding sequence ATGACCGCACAGCTCCCCGAGGCCACCGGCTCGTTCGGCGAGAAGCCCACCCTGACGTTCCCGGACGCGGCCGCGCCGGCCGAGCTCGAGGTGCTCGTGCTCAGCCGCGGCGACGGCGACCTCGTCGAGGCCGGTGACGACCTCGTCGTGCACTACCTCGGCCAGACCTGGGCCGGCCACGTGTTCGACAACTCCTACGACCGCGGCTCGTCGATCAACTTCCCGATCGGTGTCGGGTCGGTCATCGCCGGGTGGGACGAGGGTCTCGTCGGCCAGCAGATCGGCTCGCGCGTGCTGCTCTCGATCCCGTCGCACCTGGGCTACGGCGACCGCGGTGTCCCTGCCGCCGGCATCAAGGGCGGCGACACGCTCGTGTTCGTCGTCGACATCGTCGGCGTCGGCTGA
- a CDS encoding nitroreductase family deazaflavin-dependent oxidoreductase: MGLARRLMHLATHAHARVYRWTGGRVLGRLGHLEQVLLTTTGRRTGAPRTVPLAATPVGSSVVLVASDGGAPGHPAWYLNLTAHPEVVVQRGRRAVPMLTRVAVGPERDVLWAAVVKNNPGYARYQEKTPRQIPVVICEPASPQTRTAPAP, translated from the coding sequence ATGGGACTCGCCCGACGCCTGATGCACCTCGCCACCCACGCCCACGCGCGTGTCTACCGGTGGACCGGCGGGCGCGTGCTCGGCCGGCTGGGCCACCTCGAGCAGGTCCTGCTCACGACGACGGGCCGCCGCACCGGGGCGCCGCGCACCGTCCCGCTCGCCGCGACACCCGTCGGGTCGTCCGTCGTGCTCGTGGCCTCGGACGGCGGCGCACCGGGCCACCCCGCGTGGTACCTCAACCTGACCGCGCACCCCGAGGTCGTCGTCCAGCGCGGACGACGCGCCGTGCCCATGCTCACCCGCGTGGCGGTCGGCCCCGAGCGGGACGTCCTGTGGGCGGCGGTCGTCAAGAACAACCCGGGCTACGCGCGCTACCAGGAGAAGACCCCGCGCCAGATCCCGGTCGTGATCTGCGAACCCGCGAGCCCGCAGACCCGAACCGCCCCCGCGCCCTAG